A genome region from Mycolicibacterium litorale includes the following:
- a CDS encoding D-sedoheptulose-7-phosphate isomerase, with amino-acid sequence MIETHISALAEALTRIGVETPRVNAWGRHLAGVLTSGGRLLACGNGGSAAEAQHLTAELVGRFMGERIPLSAISLHADTSALTAIANDYGVEEVFARGVRAHGRPGDVLVTLSTSGTSPNVLAAVKAGHEMGLTCWALTGPAPNPLAAMCDDAICVDAPSGATVQEIHLLLVHGLCMAVDDVVGAPRG; translated from the coding sequence ATGATCGAGACGCACATTTCCGCACTCGCCGAGGCGTTGACCCGCATCGGCGTCGAGACGCCACGGGTGAACGCCTGGGGCAGGCACCTGGCCGGGGTGCTGACCTCCGGAGGCCGGTTGCTGGCCTGCGGCAACGGTGGCAGCGCCGCCGAGGCACAGCATCTGACCGCCGAACTCGTCGGGCGGTTCATGGGTGAACGAATACCGTTGTCCGCCATCTCCTTGCACGCGGACACCTCCGCACTCACCGCGATCGCCAACGACTACGGCGTCGAAGAGGTCTTCGCCAGGGGGGTGCGCGCCCATGGCAGGCCCGGCGACGTGCTGGTCACCCTGTCCACGAGCGGCACCAGCCCCAACGTGCTGGCGGCGGTGAAGGCCGGCCACGAAATGGGGCTGACGTGCTGGGCGCTGACCGGTCCGGCGCCGAATCCGCTCGCGGCGATGTGTGACGACGCGATCTGCGTCGACGCTCCCAGCGGTGCGACCGTGCAGGAGATCCACCTGCTGCTGGTGCACGGGCTGTGCATGGCCGTCGACGACGTGGTGGGAGCGCCCCGTGGCTGA
- a CDS encoding glycosyltransferase family 9 protein: MTKALVARLDSAGDVLITGPAVRAVAEHHDSVTFLSGPRGRAAAELLPGVDEIVEWQAPWVDFDSPELTAGHVESLVKQLRDIRPDRAFVFTSFHQSPLPLALILRMASVPWVGAISEDYPGTLLDLRHHVEPGIPEPERALSLARAGDCALPDGDDGALRVRPPAPLTGDLAEIAAAGPYVVFHPGAAVPARRPSAHRSEEMVAALTAAGHRVVVTGDAAEKDLTRQVAADVALDLGGRTTLPTLAALYAAARVVVVPNTGPAHLAAAVGVPVVSLFAPVVPASQWSPYGRTVLRLGDQEAPCRLTRARTCPVPGHPCLDGISDSELLAAVDRLGGEP; encoded by the coding sequence ATGACGAAGGCTCTGGTGGCGCGCCTGGACAGTGCCGGTGACGTGTTGATCACCGGACCTGCCGTCCGCGCGGTCGCCGAGCACCACGATTCGGTGACGTTCCTCTCCGGACCCAGGGGGCGGGCGGCCGCCGAGTTGCTGCCCGGTGTCGACGAGATCGTCGAATGGCAGGCGCCCTGGGTGGATTTCGACTCGCCGGAGCTGACCGCAGGCCACGTCGAGTCGCTGGTCAAACAACTGCGGGACATCCGGCCGGACCGCGCCTTCGTCTTCACGTCGTTCCACCAGTCCCCGCTGCCCCTCGCGCTGATCCTGCGGATGGCCTCGGTGCCGTGGGTGGGGGCGATCAGCGAGGACTATCCGGGCACACTGCTCGACCTGCGCCACCATGTCGAACCGGGGATCCCGGAACCGGAACGCGCACTGTCACTGGCCCGGGCAGGGGACTGCGCGCTGCCCGACGGCGACGACGGGGCGCTGCGGGTGCGTCCGCCGGCGCCGCTGACCGGGGATCTCGCCGAGATCGCCGCCGCCGGACCGTACGTGGTGTTCCACCCCGGAGCGGCGGTACCCGCCCGCCGGCCCAGCGCACACCGCAGCGAAGAGATGGTTGCGGCGCTGACGGCCGCCGGGCACCGGGTCGTCGTGACCGGTGACGCTGCGGAGAAAGACCTCACCCGTCAGGTCGCCGCCGACGTGGCGCTCGACCTCGGGGGCCGCACGACGCTGCCCACACTGGCCGCGCTGTACGCAGCGGCCCGGGTGGTGGTCGTGCCCAACACCGGCCCCGCACACCTGGCCGCCGCCGTCGGCGTGCCGGTGGTCTCACTGTTCGCGCCGGTGGTGCCGGCGTCGCAGTGGAGTCCCTACGGCCGCACCGTGCTTCGCCTGGGCGACCAGGAGGCGCCGTGCCGGCTCACCCGTGCCCGCACCTGTCCGGTACCCGGCCATCCGTGTCTGGACGGCATCAGCGACAGCGAACTGCTCGCCGCGGTCGATCGATTGGGAGGAGAACCATGA
- a CDS encoding PfkB family carbohydrate kinase gives MAEPLVIIGDSMLDVDIEGSATRLSPEAPVPVVDAERTWHRPGGAGLAAVLAARVDRDVVLVTALADDADGHALASLLEEAGVRVVALPLTGSTVCKTRIRAAGQSMLRLDHGDGTAAGGDLPDEVAVVLNAARAVCVADYGRGVCAHPGVRQLLTDVAERIPVVWDPHPRGAAPISGCWLVTPNQAEAERFSERGDSDAHSAERLRQRWRAHAVCVTLGAGGAVLASEAGSVHIPVPAAAGVSTGRRDTCGAGDRFAVAATQAFGAGDDAAAAVSAAVESASRFVTTGGAVGVSRAVAVGGRRAASQSSALTGDITEVRDRLRRRGGTLVATGGCFDLLHTGHVRLLHQARQLGDALVVLLNSDTSVRALKGPSRPVMAAEDRARVLAALACVDAVVIFDENSPEAALERLRPDIWVKGGDYTEADLPEAGVVRRHGGEVVLLPTVAGYSSSNLIAAASSTHAVRS, from the coding sequence GTGGCTGAACCCCTCGTCATCATCGGCGACTCGATGCTCGACGTCGACATCGAGGGCAGCGCCACCCGGTTGAGCCCCGAGGCGCCGGTCCCCGTCGTCGACGCCGAGCGCACCTGGCACCGCCCCGGCGGCGCCGGCCTGGCCGCGGTACTGGCCGCCCGGGTGGACCGGGACGTCGTCCTGGTCACCGCGCTGGCCGACGACGCCGACGGCCACGCGCTGGCCTCGCTGCTCGAGGAGGCCGGGGTGCGGGTGGTGGCGCTGCCGCTCACCGGGAGCACGGTGTGCAAGACCAGAATCCGTGCCGCGGGGCAGTCGATGCTGCGCCTCGACCACGGCGACGGCACAGCGGCGGGTGGTGACCTGCCCGACGAGGTGGCCGTGGTGCTCAACGCCGCGCGCGCGGTGTGTGTGGCCGACTACGGCCGTGGCGTCTGCGCACATCCCGGCGTCCGACAGCTGCTGACCGACGTTGCCGAGCGCATCCCCGTGGTGTGGGATCCGCACCCACGCGGAGCCGCCCCGATATCCGGTTGCTGGCTGGTGACCCCGAATCAGGCTGAGGCCGAACGGTTCTCCGAACGCGGTGACAGCGATGCGCACTCGGCCGAACGGCTGCGCCAGCGGTGGCGTGCCCACGCGGTGTGCGTCACCCTCGGCGCCGGGGGAGCGGTGCTGGCCAGTGAGGCCGGCAGCGTCCACATCCCGGTGCCCGCGGCGGCGGGGGTGTCCACCGGCCGCCGTGACACCTGCGGTGCCGGCGACCGGTTCGCGGTCGCGGCGACACAGGCGTTCGGCGCGGGTGACGACGCCGCGGCCGCGGTCAGCGCGGCCGTCGAATCGGCGAGCCGATTCGTGACCACCGGCGGCGCCGTCGGGGTGTCGCGCGCTGTCGCGGTCGGCGGACGCCGGGCGGCAAGCCAGTCCAGCGCGCTGACCGGCGACATCACCGAGGTGCGGGACCGGCTGCGCAGGCGCGGTGGCACGCTGGTGGCCACCGGTGGGTGTTTCGACCTCCTCCACACCGGCCATGTGCGGTTGCTGCACCAGGCCCGCCAGCTCGGCGACGCGCTGGTGGTCCTGCTGAACTCCGACACCTCGGTCCGGGCCCTCAAGGGCCCGAGCCGACCCGTGATGGCCGCCGAGGACCGCGCGCGCGTGCTCGCCGCGCTGGCATGCGTCGACGCGGTCGTGATCTTCGACGAGAACTCACCCGAAGCGGCGCTCGAGCGGCTCCGGCCCGACATCTGGGTCAAGGGCGGCGACTACACCGAGGCCGACCTCCCGGAAGCAGGCGTCGTGCGAAGGCACGGAGGTGAGGTGGTGCTGCTGCCCACCGTCGCCGGCTACTCCTCCTCCAATCTGATCGCTGCCGCCAGCTCGACCCACGCGGTGCGGTCGTGA
- a CDS encoding SDR family oxidoreductase: MTTQNLGNILITGGASGLGAATVKAVLQHGGTPLVIDVNPLPADLGEDIAFVHCDLSDTGAVDTAVRELAERVDGRVDGVFTAAGTDACGKLDDVAVKDWERVIHVNLLGTAAVVRSALPYLKATHGRIVTCASTLGIKAVSDATAYCASKFGVIGFTRALAAELAGEVGVTTLIPGGMHTAFFDNRDEQYKPPPDAKLNQPENVAETVIFALTQPAGCEVRELVVAASTESSWP, translated from the coding sequence ATGACCACCCAGAACCTCGGCAACATCCTGATCACCGGCGGCGCTTCGGGACTCGGTGCCGCCACCGTGAAAGCCGTACTCCAGCACGGCGGCACACCGCTCGTGATCGACGTGAACCCGTTGCCCGCCGATCTCGGTGAGGACATCGCGTTCGTCCACTGCGACCTGTCGGACACCGGCGCCGTCGACACCGCGGTGCGTGAACTGGCCGAGCGGGTGGACGGTCGAGTGGACGGGGTGTTCACCGCCGCGGGCACCGACGCCTGCGGAAAGCTCGACGACGTCGCGGTCAAGGACTGGGAGCGGGTCATCCACGTCAACCTGCTCGGCACCGCCGCGGTGGTGCGGTCGGCGCTGCCCTATCTCAAGGCGACTCATGGCCGCATCGTCACGTGCGCCTCCACGTTGGGCATCAAGGCGGTCAGCGACGCGACCGCCTACTGTGCGTCGAAGTTCGGGGTCATCGGCTTCACCCGCGCCCTGGCCGCCGAGTTGGCCGGTGAGGTCGGCGTGACCACGCTGATCCCCGGCGGAATGCACACCGCGTTCTTCGACAACCGCGACGAGCAGTACAAGCCGCCGCCGGACGCCAAGCTCAACCAGCCCGAGAACGTCGCGGAGACAGTCATCTTCGCGCTCACCCAGCCGGCCGGATGCGAGGTGCGGGAGTTGGTGGTGGCCGCCTCGACAGAGTCGTCATGGCCCTGA